GGACTGGCCAATCATCTGCTGCACACCTTAGATTCGAGGATTATCACCATTGCAGAGGTAAGCTATGCGTTGGTCTTGTTTCTTTCGAAGTATTCAAGACAGTTTTCATAATTCCCCAGATATGGCATATTCACAATTTACTCTTTTCAGGATGTTTCTGGAATGCCTACCTTGTGTCGCCCCGTATCAGAGGGTGGTATCGGATTCGACTACCGCCTGGGAATGGCCATCCCAGACAAGTGGATCGAACTGCTGAAGGAGCAGAGTGACGATGAGTGGGACATGGGCAACTTGGTGCACACGCTGACCAACCGTCGCTGGATGGAGAACACAGTGGCCTACGCAGAGTCCCACGATCAAGCGCTAGTGGGCGACAAGACGATCGCCTTCTGGCTGATGGACAAGGAGATGTATACGCACATGTCGACGATGTCGGACCCCTCATTGATCATCGACCGAGGACTGGCGCTGCACAAGATGATTCGGCTGATCACGCACGCCCTGGGAGGCGAGGCGTACCTAAACTTTATGGGCAATGAGTTCGGACATCCCGAATGGCTGGACTTTCCGCGCGTTGGCAACAACGATTCGTATCACTATGCTCGTCGGCAGTGGAATCTCGTGGACGACGATCTGCTGAAATACAAGTACCTCAACGAATTCGATCGAGCCATGAACGAGACCGAGGAGCGCTACGGCTGGCTGCATTCCGGACCCGCTTGGGTCAGCTGGAAGCACGAGGGCGACAAGATCATCGCATTCGAGCGGGCCGGACTGGTGTTCGTTTTCAACTTCCATCCCCAGCAGAGTTTCACCGGATACCGTGTGGGCACCAATTGGGCGGGCACCTACCAGGCAGTGCTCTCCTCAGACGATCCTCTCTTCGGCGGCCACAACCGCATCGATGCCAACTGCAAACATCCCTCCAATCCGGAGGGCTACGCCGGTCGCTCCAATTTCATTGAGGTCTACACACCCTCACGCACCGCCGTGGTCTATGCCCGCGTCAGTGACTAGCAGTCAGACACAATTAATCGGGTCTGACCGGATCTATAAAAAAAGTTAATGCCTAAACGAATTTCACATTTAGTCATAGTGATTGTTAATGTTACGAATCGGGATGCCATCATTGAAATATATGCTCACTGAGGTATAGTTTTCTAAAATTGGCTTTTTTATGGTATAACCATGCATTAAATGaatatacaatttatataTAGTCTCGGCAATTGATTTTCGGTTATCATTGGGTgtcattatattttatatttaatatttaatggtGATTAGATGATAAAAATAGCATTTGCTGAACAATGACAATCGCTTGTACCTATTCATTGAAGTTGAACAAATTAACTTTTGACAATTAAACCCTTAGATTCACAATTAAAACCGCATTAGAATGTTGGGATCGAGTGCGAACACAGGTTCTTTTTCTATGTTTCCTGAGTAACATGCATTCCATTTATCTACTTTTATTCGGCAGTTACCTATTCTGGAGTGTCGTGAGTGAGATGCTGTGATCCACTATATTTCTTGAAACCCatctatctatatctatattttCCAGCTAAGTGAACCCAACATCGTCTACAAACTGAAAAACATCGAGTGCTCCACAGTGCCTGGTTTCTCCGCGAACGCTTCGTGCCGCATAAGAGCAATAAATTGGAACAAGGCGACGGCTGAAATGGATGTTTATCTGCTGAGGACTTTATACAATATAACAGTGAGTTTGGCGGACTTATCTCATTACTCCACTAATTAGATAATCTTTAGATTCGATTTCAGATCCTCAAGAAGGACTACAGCAACCAGTTCCAGCCGTTCCTCGTGGACGTCATAATAAACATGTGCGATGCACTATCCAGGCGTAACTTTTTACCATATGGCTTGATCATTCTGAAAATTAGCAGGACGTTCTCAAACTTCAATCACTCCTGTCCATATCGCGGCCATTTGATGGCACGCGGCGCCTACTTGAACGAATCCTTCTTTCCCAACGTTTTCCCCCTAGGTTTCTACAAATTAAACACTACGATAATGGAAAGCTACATAACTCCACCGAGCGCACATGTTGGGGGTATTGTCTGGTACGTGCAGGTCATGCAGGCAATCCAGCCGAAAAAGAAACCCAACAGAGACCTCTACTGAGCCCAACAAAAAGCGCAGAACTAAATGAATGCGTAATGATTTAttgctttaaatttttaaaattgtatttttattgtttataataaatatatatatatgtatacgtaAATATTAGCTTTAGAATTTGTATTATACATTATGTAGGCTACTCGAGTTGCTTTATTTGTAGCTTTTCCGCTTCGTTATTAGTTACAGTATATCTTACAGAAGTGCAACTCAGTTTTGCTTATTTGTCTTAGAGTACGTACTACGAGCTATTTTAAATCATTGTCTTCCATCGGTTAAAGTATCTCATCTTAAAGTATCTTAACCTGGTTTCGCTTAGCCTAATGTGTGTGTGGTATCTGCATTCTTGAGCCGTTGGTTTCGCAAGAACGGgttaaaaaaatactttagTCTAAAGTATGGTTCGGTGCTATGCTTGAATTCCTATTTGTGTACGAATGGCATAACAAgattgcaaataaaatatataatatatatttatatatatatacgtaaaGAATATACAACATGGCAAAAGAAAGTGTAATGACAAAGGTGGCAGGTTATACGAATGGTAAGAgttaacaaaaataaataaatagatcGAGAACTTATCGAATAAATACTACATGAAATACGTTGCATAGTCGCTCTAGCTGTCTATCTCTCATTATGCAAGGaacaaattatatttataagtaTATTTCTTGAGAACGCTCCCGATAGTTACAAAAGTGAGCTATCCTTTTCATCGAAACGGAAACGTTCTCGCAAAACTAAATTACGCTAAACATATTATGCCCGCACTGTAGGCAGGTGAAATAGTTACAACTGGTTTGGGGTGTGTGTCTCGTGTTTTTGacttaaacatttaaaatttagCTTAGGCgtagaaattattttaatttacgATGCTCTTAAGTTTGCCGTGAACCGAATGCATTTGATTTCGCCTCAAATCCATtcgcgtgtgtgtgcttttctgTGTGTTGAACAACATTTGATTTATATTCTTGTAGGCATTTGGTTTTTgagtaaaaaaataaatttcgtaTGCACATCCAACAGTGTGGTAATATCAATGAGTTAGCTTGGCTTATGTTTGAGTTAATATTCCTTCCATTTCATTCGTTTCTTTACAGCAAACGCTCCTGCTGCATTTCTCCCCGCATTTTGGTGGCCAAATGTGACGATTTTTGAAGTATTCTAAAACCCTAAAAACATTTGAACGTTGCCGACGGCACAGAGCTGCGTTCCCAGCTTTGCGCCATGGGCAACCGAATCTGCGCGGAACAGTTTTGAGATTTCTAAAAGAAGTATGTGGTCGGCATTATGGTGGCACTGTTCAAAAATCGACCCATTTGGCCACCCATTAGCCCCTACGCGGCGAACAactgagcagcagcagcagcggcagcgtgttgctgttgttgctgctgctgctgttgctgctgctgctgttggggaGTTGTGGCCAGGATGGGAATGGCCGTGCCGTCGGCGGTCAGGATCAGGGTCTGCGTGGCCTGTGGCGCCGATGTGGCCTGAGCCTGCGACGCCTGTTCGGTGGCCAGGGCCACGTTGCCCGGCAACGCAATCAGCTGCTGCTGACCCGCCTTGCTGGGATGCGGCACCTGGGTGGCGGCGATTATGCTGCCATCGGCCGACTGCAGCAGGATGGTGTTGGCCGGCAGGTTGAAGCAGGTCACGGTGCCGTTGGAGGCCACCGTCTGCAGCTGAAGCGGAGGCGGTTGTGGGGCCAGCAGCATGGCGGTGCCAGTCGTTGTGGCGGTCGCATTGTTCGTGCTGGTCAGATCGAGGCCATTGGCTGTTGTCGCCTCTTGCAACTCCGGCTGCTCCTGGCTGGGCTCCTCGTCGATGATCTCCTCGACCAGGTCGTCCTCGTTGAGCTCCTCGATGATGTCGTCGTCGTTTTCTATGTAGCCGGAAGCCTCAACGCCGGAGCTAACCAAATTGACGACACCCGGCGGCGAtggtgtgggtgtgggcaTGGCCAGGTAGTTCTCCCCAGACTTGGCCGTCACGGCCGTTCCCTTGGGTATGCGGAACTTTCGCAGGATCTGAGCAGTCGAGGAGGAGAGCCCGGACAAGGCAACTGCATCCTCATCCATGTCCTCGTCGAGCTCTTCGTCCTCGGCCAACATCTCCTCCTCGACCACTGGCTGTTGTTCCACAGGTGCTGCTTCCGGGGCAACGATAGCTTGGCGCTGATTGCGATTGGTTGCATTGACGCGCACCAATGTaacgccgccgccgccgcctccgctTGCATTTCCGGTTCCGGCCTTGGTGTTGCCATTAAGAATGCTGAGCTGCGGCTGCTTGGCGCCACCACGAGCGGCCAGCAGAATGACTGGTGTCTTCTTGGCCGCCGGCTTGAGGCCATTGCTCGCACTGCTGCTCACCACGGTGGATGCATTGTTGCTAGTGGctccgctgctgctgctgctgttttttatGGGAGGAAGGATTGCATTAGTCGCATTTCTTGTGGTTGGCGGCACATGGGACTGGGCAGGGGGATTGGGCATGGGAGAAGTTCGGCTCGATTGGGTCACAAAGTCAGCGAACTTGTCGACGAAACTGCTGCCGCGgcccctgctgctgctgctgccaccgctgctgctgcggctggagatgctgttgctgcaacgTGTGCTGCTGTCGCCAAGGCGAGCACGGGCATTAGCCTGCTTGACGATGATTTCTTCGTAGTAAATGCGATACGCTTCCACTTGCCGATGCTGCGAATCATCTTGTGTGGTGTTATTGATCTGACTCTGAATCCGATTCTGACTCTGATTCGGATTGGAATTCGGACTTGGATTGGTGATGGTGTTCTGGGTTCTGTGGTTGTTGCTGGGTGTGGTGTTGTATGGCCGCTTGAACATTTGTTTCTGGTGGTTGTCGTGTTTAGAAGaacctgttgttgttgttgttgttgatgatgatgttgatgtGGTTGTTGTGTCGCATGATTATGAATTTTTGTGTGCAAATCATAGGGAATAACACAAGAACACAAACAACAGACGAACGTAAAATGTTGTCgggtgaaaaagaaaaaataaaaacaatttgatTAGCATATTTGCtgatttttcatttcaattggTGTTAGTTTCGATCGTTTCGACtcctttcatttaatttagaTGTTAGATATGCTTAAATCAAAGTCAATTTTGGTTAGTAAATGATAAGGGCTCTTATGACTGATAGCATAAATGGATCGAATGTGGATGTGTGGATGGATCAGAGAGTGTTGCTCCCGGATGGTCAGTGGTCAGTAGAATGACGTCTCAGATACTTTCACCCCATGTACACAAAAGTATCTGAGCAGTGGGGTTCCCATTTTTCCGGGTCTTAGGATGCAGTTTACCCAAAGGGACATGGTTTAGTACCAAAACAGAAAAGTATTATGCAAATCAAAATGGGAAACAAGAAAATAAGGCGAATAAACAAAAGTACACATACCTTTCACTAATTGtccaatattttttatatgtttaatttattttttatgcttCTTGGAGATCATTATTTGCTTGTTTCTTTCGAATATTGGTAGTTGCTCGTTGCTGCTcttgcacacgcacacacaacaAGTGACGATGGAATAGTGAATGAATCAATGAATATGGCGAGACGAGACGAGATCTCCTCAAGCAACCGACTATTATGAGTATGTATGTGTCGGATGTAAGTACACAAATGCTTCGCTAAGTTAGTTTGGtggattattatttatatgctTGGCCGCTGATCTGGGCAAACATTGAAAATGGCTTCCATTTGCGTTGCTTTCGATTGGGAATTATGGTTGGGTGGTATTCACTTATAAACTCGATTCGTTTGGCTATCGTATTCATTGCGAACTCGATGTTGAGTCTTGTATTCGTTAAATAGAATTTTTGGTACTTTGGCTGCAGCTTTCTGTGTGGATCGTTTTATTCAGAGAGCTAATAGCACTGCCTCTGATATATCGTAGCTATAGTTAgaaagcattttttttttattgggtatttgattgttgggttgttgatttgattgattgattgattgtttgattgattgattggtTGGTTGTTGGATTGGTTGTGTgtacataaaataaaacaagagaaaagaaagaaaaagaacAAAATTGCATTGAAGTATAAAACGTATTTGAACACAAGTATTTTTCGAAACAAAAAGGGGTGTTCGAATTGGTTATTGTGATTAATTCAGGGTATTAATATTGGGTAATATTCGATGGCATATCAATTTTACAAGGAAGCAACAACAAGCCACACAAGGAACAGTCTATTCAAAATAGAGTGCGATGCCTCAGTGGGCTTATGattggtaaataaataaataaatgcacaAACTTCAATTCATACGACTAAATTACCAACTGAAAAACTCGGTTAAAGACTACTAAGTAATATAAATACGTAATAAATAAAGATGTACATAATCGATGATtacaaaataatacaactAAGATATGCATAATCCtaatttaaaactaaacaAGTCATACTTAATGTATCCCCCATTCCCCTGATGTTTAGTTTTCGTGTTTTGCAGGCGGCCATCGGGTGtttagtgttttttttttcgtatagTTACACCGTCGATTCGCGATTCAAAATACGTGAAAGAAAGATCGGAGTCGCAGTCGCAAGTAAAGGGGTTACGGTGGCAGAGATAGCAATATGGATAGAGTTTTAGATACAGGTACAGATACAGAGATAtagtacagatacagatacagagcGGCAATCTAATCGAGCGCGTTACACTAAGAGAAAAGTCGAGCAGACAAGGGGTTGGGAGTGGGCAATAGTGGGCAGGGTTAGTTGGAAAGAGCGTTTACctaatttctttggtttccaGCAGCGACGAGGTGTTCACATCGTTTACCGCATTGATCATCGAGGTGGGCGAGAAGGGCAGGTGGTACATGGAGGCGGTGTCCAGGGTGTAGGCGTCGCCGCCCTTAATCAGCAGCTCGTTCTTCAGCTCCATGAACTGCTGGTGCGGATTGTGATGCGTGGCGAAGGGCTGTTGCTGCAGTAGTTGCGTCTGCtggtgatgctgctgctgctggtggtggtgctgctgctgctggtggtgctgctggtgctgggTCTGCGCGTCCAGCGCGTTCGCATTCAGCGTGGGCTGCGCTCCGGCGTGCGTCGTGAAGGTGTACTGCGAGTAGGGACACAGGTCGCCCAGCTCGGCCGTCTCCAGCTTGGGTTGGAAGTTCTGGAGGCCGTCGGGCGTCAGGATCTGATAGCTCTGAACCGTGCCGATCacgtgctgctgctgctgttgttgctgctgctgctgctcggtCGACGTCGGAGTGGCCGCCGCCGTGGAGCTCAAATAGGTAACGTTGTCCAGCTCGTAGTGAGGCTGCTGTTGCGCCTGGCCGGCGGGCTGCTGCGctggctgttgttgctgctgctgcgtcgTCTGATATGTGGCCGTGGTCTGTTGGCGCTGAGCCTGCGGCGCCGTCGTGTATATCGCCTGGGTTCCGTCCAGCTGCAGGGGCACCAGGTTGCCGGCTTGATCCTGGATCATGATGCTCTGGCCGtgcagctgctgttgcagcagcGCCTGCTGCAGTTCCAGTTGGTTCGAGTAGATCAACGTGGTGGTGGGCGCCGCCGGCTGACCATTCGGCGTGGCTGGTCCTCGCTGCAGTCCCACGGAGCTGGTGGCCCCTGGATTAGCCAGTGCCAGCTGTGCGCCTCCAGGCAGGATCATGCCGCTGAAGTCTAGCGAGGGCAGCGTCTGCAGCTGATGTTGCGGTTGCGATGGCGTCGAGGGAGCCAGCGTTGTGATGCTGTGCTgcatctgttgctgctgctgctgctgctgggagTGACTCACGCTGACTGGCGCCATGGTCAGAGACTCCCCATTTTGCACGTCGTCCAGAACACTGTCGATCTGCGCCAGCCGCTTCTTGGCCGGCGTACTGCCATCCTTCGTCTTGCGAACGCGCGGAGTGCGAGCGGTACGCGCCCGCTTAGCCGGCGGACCGTCAGCCTTCAGCGGCGTCGTGGTGGCCGATGGCGGCATGGGAACGTCGCCGTGCTTGTCCTTTTTATGCATCTTCATCTTGTCCGGACGCGAGAACTCCTTATTGCAGATGGGGCAGGCGAATATCTTGCGGTTTTGGCCCTCGTGAAAGAGGTAGGCGTGTCGCTGGAAGCTGTACTTGTTCTTAAACGTCTTGAAGATATCGTTCTTGGCGCAGACCAGGCAGTAGGCCACGCCGTCGATGATATGCTCGTAGCGGGCGATGTCCAGGCCACGTACACTCATCTTCTCCAGGTACTCGCCCTGCTCGTCGTCGGCGATTACGCGCGTCTTACGTTTGCGCTTCTGCTTCGCGGCCGCCGCCGATCCCGATTTGGGCACCATTGAGGATATCACCGTGTTGCCTGAACCCGTCTGCTCCTGGTTGATCGTGTAGCTGGTGGTGCCGGCTGCCAACTCCGCCGCCTCGGCCTCCACTTCGGCCTTGATCACCTGGTACTCCTCATACTCATGCTCCTGCTCCGCATCGTGCTCGTTTTCCGGATCGTGTTCGAGGCTCTGCTCCTCGTACTTCACATGCAGCAGGCCGTTCTcatcgtcgtcctcctcgtcgCCGACGACTCCGTGCTGGGGATCGTACTTGATTATGTCAGCAGCCACGGCACTGCTGCCGTTGCTCAGGCAATCGCTGCTGCCGGGCTCGCTTTTGAGGACATGATATTCCTCGTACGTGCTCCCGTCGAATTCGATGATCGTGCCGTCCGTGTTGACCAGGGCAGTGGTGGTCGTGGTAGCGGGTGCGTTGGCCTGCGACACGGGAACGGGCGTTGGTGCGGCAGAACTGACCGCTGGCATTCCGCCGTTGTAGTTCTCGAACACTATGGTGGTCGGGGTTTGTCCATCTTCGCCGGTGGTGGTGATATAGTGGTagtgctgttgttgctgctgctgttgttgttgttgttgctgtgtgGCGGCAATTGTATCCACTCCGTTGGTGTTGGCGTTCGTATGCAGGATGGAGGACGAACTAATAGTTGTGACCACATTgtcttttgtttatatatattttgaaaatacaTATTTGGTTTGGTTCATAAAAGATGTGTTTGAATgtaatatttgcataaatcaataaatcaattcgtaattgaaatcgaaatcaatCAACAATTCACTCAAATCAGGTTCGCATAAAACAAATGTTGTGCAAAATGAAAGCTACTTGCGGCCAACAGCAAAAACGCAAATGCCACAGATGCAGTGCATCTGCTGCATTTACGGGCGGGCTTCTTTATCGAATCGATTGGATACGGCAATACAGGACATATAGATAGAAAGTGAGTGaattggtttttgtttgtcGGTAGAATTTGTGTTTACTTAGATCTACATTACAGCAATCGTAATCGTAACTCTGGTACAGTACTCGCAACTCAATACGTACTaaataaagttaaataaataatcgaCTTCGGTAACTGAGGTGGTGGTAACAGGTGGACAGAGCAGAGGATGAaactggtgtgtgtgtggccaaCGTTGGACaaactcctcctcctcctttgCTTGCGGgggagcaggaggagctggcAACGgattgtgtttgtgttgtgtCCAAAGAGTGGGAAACAATAAGTGAAAGGCAGAAGACGGGAAAGTGTCGTTGCTAAAAGTAACTAAATCATAAACGCAAATCTAAAAATTataaactcaattttcaaaatttggcGCGCAAGTGCTGCCAAGAGTCAGCGCGCGCATGGGCAGCACTGATGCTCTCATTGAACTCACTGCTTGGGCGCCAAAGTTTGAACTGCAGAACCTTAAACTAGctaataaagtaaaataataCGTGATCGACAATTGTTTTTGAGCCTTTTTCGACGCGTTACTGTTTTGCACGGAGCTCCCTCCCTCGGTTGAAATGAATTGTGCACTTATTTATGTGATATTTCCAATACTCTCGACAATTCGAGAAGAGACAGGACACAGACCTGGGAAAGGGTGTCGCAAATTAAAGACGAGCATGTAGTGTGTGGAGCAGTTGAAAGCGGTTGTTGTTATTAATTGGGCGATGCGATTGGAGTTCGATTTATTGAGATAGGTCGGTAATGGTTAATTGAAGATTTCATTGCCTTTTTATTTCGtttatattcttttttattttgttattctttttttttttgggaggGGCAAAGGTGTGACAAGAACACGGAACACAAATGGAAGTCAAATTCAATGTTTGTTCTCATTCGAAACGTTCTCCCTTTAGTGGCGCGTTTGAATTTTGGCACAAAAAGTTGTTAACTCAAAATGCATTTTGAATTTGGAATGTCGGGATGATATCGATTGGATGACATGGTTGTGCGACAACATTTACAATTGATGGGATTCGAATTTGGCCAATTCGGTTGACGGTCAAAATCATAATTGTGTGAGTGCGTTTGTATTTACAATGAGAGCGGTTAGTGGTAATAGCTTCAACTTAAACACCAAATACGAGTACACAAGAGGGTTAGGTTAAACCATACACAAAGACTACaaccaacaaacaaattaactAACGTAAAGCGAACAAATTCAAGTTAGACACTTACCGGCAACACTAGTTGCAAcattctgttgctgctgctgttgttgctgctgctgctgctgcggacTACTGGCCGTAGTTTGATATGAAGCCGTGGCGGCAGTCACGGCATGTCCATTTGCATCACAGAGTATTTCATTTTGCAGCTGATAGACATTTCCATCCGTGCTCGcatattgctgctgctgctgctgtggaaTGCCATTCAGGGTA
This genomic interval from Drosophila mauritiana strain mau12 chromosome 2R, ASM438214v1, whole genome shotgun sequence contains the following:
- the LOC117136576 gene encoding uncharacterized protein LOC117136576 isoform X1 codes for the protein MGRTPEIVPDRSNLAVKEVSDNRSELKKKNRKTETKMKMSEVPRIKVFRPTWEEFKDFPKYVAYMESQGAHKAGLAKVVPPPEWVPRRSGYADLDALNVTIPAPICQVVTGKQGYYQQINIQKKPLTVKQFSELASTERYATPKHFDFEDLERKYWKNITYVAPIYGADVSGSITDTDQDSWNINRLGTILDYVNKDYNIQIDGVNTAYLYFGMWKTTFAWHTEDMDLYSINYLHFGAPKTWYVVPPECGRKLEKVANQYFPASYKNCNAYLRHKMTLISPQILKQHDVPVSKITQEAGEIMITFPFGYHAGFNHGFNCAESTNFAMERWIEYGKRAVQCTCSNDMVKISMDTFVKRFQSDRYDLWMEGRDVGRHPEDPPNGVLSAAPLPPHLDVLLCDKKMKKQCNPTKAKSFKERNPDLDLDEIQQNPNVPDDVKAMLKESVLTLDTGDLATDEADFPNEDAMSLQSPANLKTKQELLEYIDDGTDDDEEEDFKRRKQKRRYDADYDDDWLASKRKNSSRNNRGRSPRTKDDRSISPASSTSSTSRGARRGKANGAPRKTPARRKKDPSTTPPAVSSASTAVKTPTSAVVAGKTSIATTTTPPADGGGDAKKDQQSLQFMQQSRKFEGKIPKLSQTSAATGGATAAAEASTSKSSQRQQQQIVYVNMLPAANTLNGIPQQQQQQYASTDGNVYQLQNEILCDANGHAVTAATASYQTTASSPQQQQQQQQQQQQNVATSVADNVVTTISSSSILHTNANTNGVDTIAATQQQQQQQQQQQQHYHYITTTGEDGQTPTTIVFENYNGGMPAVSSAAPTPVPVSQANAPATTTTTALVNTDGTIIEFDGSTYEEYHVLKSEPGSSDCLSNGSSAVAADIIKYDPQHGVVGDEEDDDENGLLHVKYEEQSLEHDPENEHDAEQEHEYEEYQVIKAEVEAEAAELAAGTTSYTINQEQTGSGNTVISSMVPKSGSAAAAKQKRKRKTRVIADDEQGEYLEKMSVRGLDIARYEHIIDGVAYCLVCAKNDIFKTFKNKYSFQRHAYLFHEGQNRKIFACPICNKEFSRPDKMKMHKKDKHGDVPMPPSATTTPLKADGPPAKRARTARTPRVRKTKDGSTPAKKRLAQIDSVLDDVQNGESLTMAPVSVSHSQQQQQQQQMQHSITTLAPSTPSQPQHQLQTLPSLDFSGMILPGGAQLALANPGATSSVGLQRGPATPNGQPAAPTTTLIYSNQLELQQALLQQQLHGQSIMIQDQAGNLVPLQLDGTQAIYTTAPQAQRQQTTATYQTTQQQQQQPAQQPAGQAQQQPHYELDNVTYLSSTAAATPTSTEQQQQQQQQQQHVIGTVQSYQILTPDGLQNFQPKLETAELGDLCPYSQYTFTTHAGAQPTLNANALDAQTQHQQHHQQQQHHHQQQQHHQQTQLLQQQPFATHHNPHQQFMELKNELLIKGGDAYTLDTASMYHLPFSPTSMINAVNDVNTSSLLETKEISYDISEAVLLAL
- the LOC117136576 gene encoding uncharacterized protein LOC117136576 isoform X9, whose amino-acid sequence is MFKRPYNTTPSNNHRTQNTITNPSPNSNPNQSQNRIQSQINNTTQDDSQHRQVEAYRIYYEEIIVKQANARARLGDSSTRCSNSISSRSSSGGSSSSRGRGSSFVDKFADFVTQSSRTSPMPNPPAQSHVPPTTRNATNAILPPIKNSSSSSGATSNNASTVVSSSASNGLKPAAKKTPVILLAARGGAKQPQLSILNGNTKAGTGNASGGGGGGVTLVRVNATNRNQRQAIVAPEAAPVEQQPVVEEEMLAEDEELDEDMDEDAVALSGLSSSTAQILRKFRIPKGTAVTAKSGENYLAMPTPTPSPPGVVNLVSSGVEASGYIENDDDIIEELNEDDLVEEIIDEEPSQEQPELQEATTANGLDLTSTNNATATTTGTAMLLAPQPPPLQLQTVASNGTVTCFNLPANTILLQSADGSIIAATQVPHPSKAGQQQLIALPGNVALATEQASQAQATSAPQATQTLILTADGTAIPILATTPQQQQQQQQQQQQQQHAAAAAAAQLFAA
- the LOC117136576 gene encoding uncharacterized protein LOC117136576 isoform X2, yielding MGRTPEIVPDRSNLAVKEVSDNRSELKKKNRKTETKMKMSEVPRIKVFRPTWEEFKDFPKYVAYMESQGAHKAGLAKVVPPPEWVPRRSGYADLDALNVTIPAPICQVVTGKQGYYQQINIQKKPLTVKQFSELASTERYATPKHFDFEDLERKYWKNITYVAPIYGADVSGSITDTDQDSWNINRLGTILDYVNKDYNIQIDGVNTAYLYFGMWKTTFAWHTEDMDLYSINYLHFGAPKTWYVVPPECGRKLEKVANQYFPASYKNCNAYLRHKMTLISPQILKQHDVPVSKITQEAGEIMITFPFGYHAGFNHGFNCAESTNFAMERWIEYGKRAVQCTCSNDMVKISMDTFVKRFQSDRYDLWMEGRDVGRHPEDPPNGVLSAAPLPPHLDVLLCDKKMKKQCNPTKAKSFKERNPDLDLDEIQQNPNVPDDVKAMLKESVLTLDTGDLATDEADFPNEDAMSLQSPANLKTKQELLEYIDDGTEDDDEEEDFKRRKQKRRYDADYDDDWLASKRKNSSRNNRGRSPRTKDDRSISPASSTSSTSRGARRGKANGAPRKTPARRKKDPSTTPPAVSSASTAVKTPTSAVVAGKTSIATTTTPPADGGGDAKKDQQSLQFMQQSRKFEGKIPKLSQTSAATGGATAAAEASTSKSSQRQQQQIVYVNMLPAANTLNGIPQQQQQQYASTDGNVYQLQNEILCDANGHAVTAATASYQTTASSPQQQQQQQQQQQQNVATSVADNVVTTISSSSILHTNANTNGVDTIAATQQQQQQQQQQQQHYHYITTTGEDGQTPTTIVFENYNGGMPAVSSAAPTPVPVSQANAPATTTTTALVNTDGTIIEFDGSTYEEYHVLKSEPGSSDCLSNGSSAVAADIIKYDPQHGVVGDEEDDDENGLLHVKYEEQSLEHDPENEHDAEQEHEYEEYQVIKAEVEAEAAELAAGTTSYTINQEQTGSGNTVISSMVPKSGSAAAAKQKRKRKTRVIADDEQGEYLEKMSVRGLDIARYEHIIDGVAYCLVCAKNDIFKTFKNKYSFQRHAYLFHEGQNRKIFACPICNKEFSRPDKMKMHKKDKHGDVPMPPSATTTPLKADGPPAKRARTARTPRVRKTKDGSTPAKKRLAQIDSVLDDVQNGESLTMAPVSVSHSQQQQQQQQMQHSITTLAPSTPSQPQHQLQTLPSLDFSGMILPGGAQLALANPGATSSVGLQRGPATPNGQPAAPTTTLIYSNQLELQQALLQQQLHGQSIMIQDQAGNLVPLQLDGTQAIYTTAPQAQRQQTTATYQTTQQQQQQPAQQPAGQAQQQPHYELDNVTYLSSTAAATPTSTEQQQQQQQQQQHVIGTVQSYQILTPDGLQNFQPKLETAELGDLCPYSQYTFTTHAGAQPTLNANALDAQTQHQQHHQQQQHHHQQQQHHQQTQLLQQQPFATHHNPHQQFMELKNELLIKGGDAYTLDTASMYHLPFSPTSMINAVNDVNTSSLLETKEIRFF